One stretch of Candidatus Thermoplasmatota archaeon DNA includes these proteins:
- a CDS encoding KEOPS complex subunit Pcc1 encodes MKAKCKLVLGYGDNEEAIQIERALRPDNEFFVKTCVRENIVEATIEANSVPSLLHTMDDFLSCLSVVEKIHRFFR; translated from the coding sequence ATGAAGGCTAAATGCAAACTCGTGCTCGGATACGGCGATAATGAGGAGGCAATACAGATAGAGAGGGCATTAAGGCCCGACAATGAATTTTTTGTCAAGACATGCGTTAGAGAAAATATTGTAGAGGCAACAATAGAAGCGAATTCAGTACCCTCGCTATTGCATACAATGGACGATTTCCTTTCATGCCTTTCTGTAGTGGAAAAAATACACAGATTTTTCAGATAG